The DNA sequence GTCCACCAAGAGCAGCCGCCTCCCGGGCGTCTTTGAGGCCCAGATTTCTGGCCTGCGGGGGCAGCTCGAGGCGCTGCAGGTGGATGGCGGCCGCCTGGAGGTGGAGCTGCGGAGCATGCAGGATGCTGTGGAAGACTTCAAGAATAAGTAACGCTCCCCAGGGCGATCCGCCAGGACCCCTGTCCCTGGCCCAGCATGCCCCTCATCAGCTGGCCCTCTGCAAGTTCCCTGGCTCCAGGGCTCAGAGTGTGCTGCTGCTCAGAACCAGCACggctcctgcctctctccccagtTTGTGCCTTGGGGTGGTTTCCACCATTCTGCTCTTTTCTCCTGACTCAGTCCCAGTGTGATAGCTCAGCCTGCTCCTGACCTGCACTGCTTCCTTTGAGTGCCTGACCCAGGCCCCGAGGGAGGGTGGGGCAGCAGGTATCTCATGACAGGAGTGCTTCAGAACTTGTGTGATCCTCACAGATCATTCTAGAACAGCTCCCTTTTGTGCAGGTGAGGAATTGGAGACCAGAGAGGTTCAGGGACTTGGCTGAGATCACACAGCAGGTCACTGAGAGCTAGGACTTGAATTTTACTCCCTGACTCTCAGGAGTGGAAGGAAAGAAGTGAGGAAGGAAGTCATGGCCGTGCGCAATGGGGAGGGGTGTAAGGGCTGCAGGGTGGCGGGGTTGGGGCAGGAGCCAGAAAGGAGGCTGTGAGGAGGGGCCAGGAAGCCTGGGGCTTTGAGGACAGGCCTCTGAGGTGCTTGCTGAGCTCTCTTTTCCCATTGAATAGAAGCCAAAGGCTGGAGCTTGGGCCGGGCCCCACCCTGGCACACCTGTCCAGTGGGCACCGGGGGTTGGGGGAGCGAGAGAGTTCTGTCCTTTGCTGGTGGCTGCGTGACCGAGCAGGAGCAGGAACACTGGCTCTGGCTGGAGGAGAGCAAACAGGCCTGAGGAGCATCCTCCCAGGGCAAAAGTCAACAGGATTAATCCCACAGCAGGTGGGACCAGACaggtgcagggcagggcaggcctgggccACCAGCCAGCCCTGTTGTCAGGGACTTcacgtgtgtgcatatgtgtacaccccccttcctcccccaaccccagagtGCTCAAGCACCTTCCTGTGAAGCCCGGCTGAGCTCCAGGCGGGGCTGAGGGACAAGCCggcaggggcccagggagggcccggggcggggcctgtgcGCAGCTGCTCAGGGAGCTCCACTCGGGGCTGCTTGGGGCCCAGCAGTGCAGCACCCAGGCCGGGGTGGGCAGGCGGCCTCGCAGATATTCCACAGCTTCTACAGGACTTGAGGGAGTGCGGCTTTGTGGATGTGGCCATCTCCCGCCCTGAGTCTGGGCTCCTGGAGGGGCTCAGTCTGCCTGGGCGTCCTGCCACCTGCCAGTGCTGCCCCCAGCTGTTCCCACTGCTCCCAGCAGCTCTTGGGCACTGCTGAGctcttgtttctccattccttttTTGAGTCCCCAAATAAACCTTAGGCTAGGCTCTTCCTCTGTGCGGTCCTAAGCGTAGAGATGGAGGCTGGGCTGTGTAGCTGGGGCCTGGTTCTTCCAGGACTTTATGTGTCCCTGATTCCAGTGTTCCTTCCCTTCAAACCCCTTCCTCACCCCTCAGGGGTGGGATTAGGTTGCGGTTAAGGCACAAGCTGAAGTCAGCTGCCAGGGTTCAAGTCTGGGCTTTGCCACTAAGCAGCCCAGTCACTTGGGCAGATTACCCAGCCTCCCTGTTCCCTCTCGGGTGCCATCATTATAGAGTTGTCAAAAGGATGAGATGACTTAGTGACTGAAGCACATAACAGTGCAGGCCCCACAGAAAGCAGTCCATACGCAGGGTTACCATCTGCTGTCTTCCCTCTGGTATATGCAGCCTTCGTGCTTTAATTGACGTGCTTCCTGCATGACTCAAGCCCCGGGAACAGCCAGGTGGAAGTCAGGGAAATTTGGTTCTGTAGCTCTGACACCTGTTTTTTTCAGGTGTGTCATTaaggagggggcggaggggaggcagggcagaTTTCCCACCTGTGCGTGAGGGGCATGGAGGCAAAGCTGCACCAACGCCATGCCCACTCTGCTGCAGGTACGAAGATGAAATTAACCATCGCACGGCTGCTGAGAATGAATTTGTGGTGCTGAAGAAGGTGAGGGGCAGACAGGCTGGAGGGGGCTGGTCTGAAAACATATGGGACAGGAGACCACAGGGCCTCTCACCTGAGTGGCAGGTGGGGACCTGTGGCCAGGGTCTGGCCTGGGCTGCGCAAGAGGGGAGAGATGGGCATGGGGAGGGAGAGGTCTGGAAGCCAGGCCCTTACCACACAGCCTGTTGTGAGTGTGCctgcgcgtgtgcgtgtgtgtgtgtgtgtgtgtgtgtgtctggtgaGTGGCTAGACTTGTTTCTGGGCCTCTAGGGGTTTGACCCATGACAAAAGGATAGAGATTAGAGAGGGAGATTTCCCAAATAAGGAAGTGCTCTCTCGAAGTCATCACAGACAAAAGTGGCAGTGACCCGCctgaaatgtttgctgaatgagtgTGACGAATCTCTGTCCCTGGAGATTTACAAGCGGAGGTTGGAAGGCCCTAGGAGTATCTTAGGGGCCTTTGAGCTACATGCTCTTTAAGACTTTGATTCCACACACACTCACGGAGTAGCTCGGTGTTCCAGGCCCATCCACAGAAGTGCAGCCTGCCCCAGAGGGCTTGGCCCTTGCTCTTGGAGATTCAGGATTGAGTAAAAGTGAGCCCCACCACACAGGCGTTTAACCCCAGGAGAGTGTGGCTGGAAGAGGCTTAGACATCATTTCCACCTGGGGTGGCAGGACTCTGACCGCATCGGTCACCCATGCGGCAAAATAAACATGTGGGCTGGAGATTTTCCATCTCCAGGAGGGCGTGTGGGAATCTGAACGACTTTATGCTCTTCTCCCACTGATTGATgggaagttgaggctcagagatgaaGTGATTTGTTCCAGGTCACATGGTTTGCTGGTGTGTTCAAACCATCTAAGTCTTTAGGAACTGGTTGGTTGAGTGCTAGGTTGGGACTCTGGGACCCCAGCGCCTCTGGCCCTGGGGACAGGTGGAGATGATGTCCCTGTGCAGCCTGGGGGGTTGGCGGTGGAAGCTTCCTGCCCTGGTGTCAGGCAGCCCGGAGAAACCATGTTTCTTGGTGGGGCAGTGGTGTTTGGACCTGTGGGCTGGACAGGGCTGGTCTGCTCCCACCCCTACTAAATGTCCCCTGTACTGAGGACATGGTACCCCTCTGCCCTGTCCTTCTCCTGTCCCCAGGATGTGGATGCTGCCTACATGAACAAGGTGGagttggaggccaaggtggacaCCCTGAATGATGAGATCAACTTCCTGAAGACCCTCCATGAGACAGTGAGGACCTCGGGGGTGGGGACGTGTCTCATCCTACCTGTCCTAACCAGGGAGCCATCTGGTTCAGCCCCCTGCCTCTGGGCCGATctgagtgtgtgtggggtgtgggggcgTTTATCCTGCTCTTCATCCTTTCTGCACGCAGGAATTCATGGTGGGCCTGGGGTTCAGgaagagctgggggtggggtcagTCAGCATTGGCCTTGGGGAGACATGGGATGGCTCCAGTGTTTCTAAGGAAGGGGGATTGGGGAGGACGGAAAGGAACCAGGAGGAGTTCTGGGGACCCCAGGCTGTGATGGGGCTCGAGGGTGGGCTAGGTGGGGCACGCAGGGGGACCCATGTCAGGAGAGGCTGGAGTGCCTTTTACACCCAGAGGTACTGGGTGGGCAGCCACCCACCAACCCACCACCTCTCTGTCCACCCTTCTTCTCGTTCTCTCCCTCACACCTTGCCCTGCCCGGCTTCCAGCTCTCTTTCCCCACAGGGGTTTAAAAACCCCTCTGCTTTCATCAGTGGGACTGTCTGGCCTTAGGCAGAAGGTAGGCTGGCTAATCCTCTgacagaggccaggctggggcaTAATTAGCGCGTGAGGCTAATTGCAGACCAATTCTCGGTTCTGTGCAGTGGAGGCTTTGCTTGGATGTCCAGCCTCCCTTGGCCCCTCAGAGCCAATTCCACGTGGATGTCAGTTTCAGGGGCTTCAAGCACTCCCAACCTCAGTCCCGTCTTCCCTTGTCTACCACATACTTTATATATGTgcacgtatacacacacatacacatttatatgtgttgtgtataatatacatatataaaattttcttctcattgtGAAAGTAATACATACTCCTtgcaaaaaacccagaaaattaagtaaattgtaaagttgaaaatagATCACTTAAACCTACTGTTACCATCTTTGTATTAACATCCACCTTTCCAGACTTTTtctgtgcatatgtatgtatatatacggatatagaaatatatatttttaatacagataGAATCATATCTTTTTTCATGCGACAGTATACGTCATAGACATACTTCCCTGTCAGTCAGTACAGCCGAGTCATCAGTGCGAAGGCTGCAGAGTGTTCCACTCTGGGGTGGAATATGATTATTTCACCTGTCCGCGGTCGGCCCCCTTCACAAGAGAGCTCTTGCCCCAACGGCACCTCCCAGTGAGGAGCCATCACAACTCACCACCCTGTCACTTTCTTTACCCCTTAAGTCCTACCAGCCTCCGCTGTTTGAGACACTGCGGGCTCCTCAGGGAGCCGGGGTGGGCAGAAAGAGCCGTGTAACGTGTGCTGGGTCTGGGTCCCCTCACTGCCTGGCGACTCTGCCACTCCGgactctcctttctttctcttccccgtGTGTATGGGGGATCCGGGGTGGGCATGGGCACAGGGGTGGGTCATGCCCAAGTCCTGACGTTCTGTCTGGTTCCTACAGGAGTTGACGGAGCTGCAGTCGCAGAATTCGGACATGTCTGTGGTCCTGTCCATGGACAACAGCCGCTCCCTGGACCTGGACGGCATCATCGCTGAGGTCAAGGCCCAGTACGAGGAGATGGCCCAGCGCAGCCGGGCTGAGGCTGAGGCCTGGTACCAGACAAAGGTGTGCGGCCAATGGGGACATATTTCCCCCCCCCGTCAGGGTCCTTGGTGGCAGCTTCCCTTGCTCCTCAACTTGTCTCGAGCCTTTAGGGCCTGGGGCCCTACTGTTCTGGCAGGTACCAGTGGTTAAGTCTGTGGTGCTCTGGGAAGAAGAGGATGTGAAGGCCACATCCCTGCCCCAGGGGAGATCCCAGCCTGACGGGGGGATGGCAGAGGAAATAGACATggattaatattactattataatagctaaaatttgGCAAGTCCTTACATAGTGCTAGGCAATTTTCAAATGGTTTTACTTGTACTGACTCATGTAATCCACAGAACAGCCCTATTAGGCACcattatacccattttaaagatgaggaaactgaggcacagagaggttaagtaatttacctAACTCCACACAGCTAATAGATGGAAGAGCAGGAAGTAGAGCCTGATCTTAGCGCCCCAAACCTGGGAGGCTAAATCGTTACACAAACTTTATGGAGGCAGGATAGCCTCAGGTGCTGAAGGAGCAGGAGGGGAGCTGGGATGAACCAGCATTCCCGGATGAGGGAGCCGGAGGGACGGATTAAAGCAGCATGGAGGCAGGGAGTCATCCATGGTGCAGGGGTGAGAACACAGGTGTGCCAACAAGGAGACCTGGGTTGGGGCCCTCGTTCTACCGTTGACTTGCTGTGTGATCCCCGGGTGATGCTTGCCCTTCTCTGGGACTCGGCTGTCCTCGTCTGTGAAACGGGTGGTGCTGGCTGTTGAATAGGTGAGGGTCTCAGACTTTCAATGACTCTCCAGTGCTAGGGCATGGAGCAGTAGGGAGTGGGAAGAGCCCCAGGGTCCTTGGGGTTGGGCCTGGGGAGCCTTCCTTGTCCTCCCTATCCTGACTTGGAGGACACTAAACCCCTTCCTTACCCTGCTGCTCAGCAGTCTGGCCCGTGGCCTAGGCAAGGATTGCTGGGAGTCAGACTGTCCTTCTCTAGAAATGTAAGCGAGAGGGGCCTTCCTTGGTTCTGGAGAGGGACGAGTAGCCTATAATCATCACCCACCCTCTGCAATACCTTTCTATATGGCCCCTCCAGTTTGAGaccctccaggcccaggctgggaagCATGGGGATGACCTCCGGAACACCCAGAAGGAGATTGCGGAGATGAACCGGGCCATCCAGAGGCTGCAGGCTGAGATCGACAACATCAAGAACCAGGTGGGAACCAGCCCTCCTCCTGGCTCCTCCTGCTCCTTGGGGCACGGGAAGGATGGCCAGCCGAGGCCACGCtcaggaggaggagtgggaggctggaggggagggcatcagccatgccctccctgggtgcAGCTCGCGTCTCAGGCCCACTTGTGAGAGCTCCAGGACGGAATGTTCCTGGGCAGGTCCCAGCACAGGCCAAGGGGAGGAGCAGAGTCGGATGGGTGTGGAGTGTGTGGAGGGAGCCTCAGGCCGGCCGGCCAGAGGAGAACCACCATCAGCTACCACACTGGTCTGAGCCCTGCCTGCACCTGGCTCTATCGCCATGTGCTGTGCCTGGGAACTCACGGTTCACAGGGGACACAGAGGCCAGCAGGAGCCCATACTATGGCTCCCATGgccccttcccaccctgccctcacTTCCCACAACTCCCCTCACTCTGCTCGGGCCACCCTAGCCTGCTTCCTGTACCTTGCATTTGCCAACACGGTCAcgcttcagggcctttgcacttggtGTTTCCTCCACTTGGAACGTGGTTCTCCCAGCTCAGTCCTTGGCTGTCCCTTTCTCATCCCTGGAGTTCAGGACAAATGACCCCTTTCCAGAGATGGCTTCCTCAAACACCCAGCTACTGTATCAGCAGCCTAGCTGAAGTCCTTTAAAGCACCTATTATGCTCTGAAAGTTTCTGTCTTATTAATTCAGTTATTGACTGTCGCTGCCTCCGCTGGAGTATGACAGATGCCTGAGAGCGGGGACCTTGTCTGTCTGGttcacttctcctctctcccagAGCTGGGCACACGGTGGGGCACAGGTCTCAGACGAGAGACTGAGTGGGAGGACGTGCTTTGCTGGAAGCTGGGCTTGGAGGTGTTCGTGAGGGAGGGTCCCCAAGCCCTGGCTGAGGTCCGGGTGTGGATGGGCAGCTCAGCCTGAGCAGGTGTCTGCAGTGGCAAGGGAGGGAAGGTGACACGGGCAGCAGCTTCAGAAAGCTGATTTCCAGATTAGCTCGGGCAGGGGGATGTGGGGGTGATTTACCCAGAAATGTCCCCCCCATTGGAGCCTTGCAGGCCCATTTACAGGAGGGCAGAGGTGGCCTCCTGGCACAGATGCAGGGCTGTGAATCACCTTGGGGAGTGGGCCAGCTTCCgggccgggggggtggggggggaggcaTAGGATAGTGAACGGTGGTTTCCCAAACCCGACAGTCTCCACCACATCCGCTTCTCCTCTGGCACCAGGGCAGATCCCTACAGTCTGCCACCACCGAGAGGCAGTGGGGATGGCCTTGGCCCAGGAGGCACCAGTGTGGCAGGGCAAGGCCTGAGCAGTGGCCAAGGGCAGAGTCTCAGGGCCTGCTGGGAGGACAGGCAGAGAGGCAGGGGTTTCAGCTGAGGGCAGAGGATCTGAGCACAGAGAAGTCggtgaaaaggaagaggaggagccctGGCTGAGGCCTGGGCTGGCACCCTCTGAGCCAAACACCATGAGGGCTGGGACGGGGCAGACTCCTGGCGGTGTGGGAGGAGCCCAAAGCAGAGGGAACTCTAAGGCCAGGCAGGAAGTGGCAGCTGCAGGCCCATCAGGACCAGACTGTCCCTCACCAAACCCATGGGCTGTGGATGATACATCCCAGGGCATCTTGGGGTACTTAGTAGTGTCTCTCTGCTCCAAGCTCCTCTGTTCTGTGCCTGTCCCTAACTGGTTCCTGTTTTAAAGGTGGTTTCTGGTCCTTGTCAGCTGCTGGACATTTGGGGACTCAGTTAAGATCCCATAGTCTTGGAGCTCCTCCAGCTAAGGGCTGGGAGGACTGGGGATTTGAAAATCataatagcatttattaataatcaTCACAATAGCATTTGTTAAGTACTTGCTATGTGCTAGACATTGTGCCAAGGACCTCTTGTACATTATTTCATCCTCTAAATATCCCTAAGAGGTAGATAATGTGATTATTGCTCTTTTAGAAAAGAGGAGACTTTGGCTTAGAAGGATTGAttcatccaaggtcacaaagctagtaagtggcaggtcCAGAATTGGAAGCTAGCAGCATTGGCTACACAAACCCATGTGTTTAACTCTCGGATTCCCTGGTGCTTTGGGGAGTAGGTGCTACTGATGAAGCCACCCAAAGCAAGTTGCCCAGGGCCTCACTGTGGGATGGGTAGGCAGGAAGGCAGTGACCGGTGAGCCCTGTCCCCCAGCTCACAGCTCCACTACTGCCCACAGCGTGCCAGGTTGGAGGCTGCCATTGCCGAGGCCGAGCAGCATGGGGAGCTGGCCCTCAAGGACGCTCGTGCCAagcaggaggagctggaggcCGCCCTTCAGCGAGCCAAGCAGGACATGGCGCGGCAGCTGCGTGAGTACCAGGAGCTGATGAACGTCAAGCTGGCTCTGGACATCGAGATCGCCACCTACCGCAAGCTGCTGGAGGGCGAGGAGAGCCGGTGAGGACGGGGAAGCTGGGAAAGGGATCCTTCTGGGATCTTCATCCATTTGCAAGCATTGCGTCCCTCCTCTGCGGGGCACGGGGGCTGGGGCTGCCGGGATGCTTGTTTCTTTGCCCTCAGTGAAGGCCCCATGTAGTGCAAAGCTCATGGGGAAGCTGAAGTGCAGCAGCCCCTTGGGGAGTGTGGCTATTAGCAGGGTTGTCCCGTCAGTCCTCAGAATACATTCAAGTCATCAGGTCAGATTCCGGTTCCCTAGTCTGTGGAGGGGAACGCTGTGGTTTGGTTTCCTTCATTGAGGGAACGGGACAACTGCAGCCAAGGTATGCTGATTCCTGGTCCGAGTGTCTTCCGTGACACCAGGCAGTGACACGTCTCACATAAGTAAGTGCTACTGACCGAATGTGGTAGAGCAGGGTAATGTCTGTCCGCAGAGAGTTCTTTAGACATTGTACCAGAAATTCCCAGAGTTGCTGCCTAATTGCAACCTGGCtactcctccccacccacaggTGCCAGCAACTCCCAGCACTTGCAGGGATCATCTGAACAAGGCCCCTGGAAGCTTCTAGCAAACCCTTCTCTTGCCCTTGGCCTTTGTTCTGCTCCCTTCCTGGGCTTGGGGCTGCAGAGACATCTAGGCTCCCTCTACTCCCTCCACCAAAGTGAGGTACCCCTCCTCTCTGCAAAGCAAACTGATACCGAAGGCCACGGGCTTGGTGACAACGGGGCTGTGAGTCACAAAACAAACATACCCAGTTGTCTCAGATAGATTTTTAATTTCCACTGCAAGACCTgtttcagccccaccccctgccctcacccccatTCAATCAGTCAACAATTCACTAATTATTTCAACACACACTaagcaattattaatactttgccAGGCCTCATGCTAGGGGCTAGAGATACAAGTATCAATAGGCTACAGACACTTTCAGGATTTTATGACCTGGTGAGGGAAGGCAGCCGTCTGCATAAATAATAAGTGCAGTTCCCATTCACGGAATCCTGGGCGCCCAGGGCTTTAGGCAGATTATGTCATCTAACCCTCGCAAACAAGCCTATGACCTTGGCCCTGTGGTTAGGCCCAATTTATAGGTGGGAAATGGAGGCTCTGAGACATTGCCCGAGTCATGTGGCCAGTAGGTAGAAGGGCCAAGGAACACCCTCCCTTCCCTCACTCCCGCTCACTAGGCGGAAGGGCTGGAAGTTGGGGTCCTCCTTGGGGCCTGGAATGAGGGTGCTGAGGGAAGAGCTGCTCTCACAGGTCTGTCCTCTGCCCCCAGGTTGGCTGGAGATGGCGTGGGAGCCGTGAACGTCTGTAAGTCCTTGCTGCAGCCCACAGGAAGCGTCCCCTGTGCTGTCCAGAAAGGGCTGGGTCTGGAGAGTGGCAGACGGGGCCCAGGGTCCTGCTGGTGGAGGCCAGAGCTTCCTGCCCTCCCA is a window from the Eulemur rufifrons isolate Redbay chromosome 16, OSU_ERuf_1, whole genome shotgun sequence genome containing:
- the KRT7 gene encoding keratin, type II cytoskeletal 7, which gives rise to MSMHFSSRVFSSRSASGPGRSAQVRLNSGRRGGFGSSSLYGLGASRPRVAVHSAYAGPLGAGIREVTINQSLLAPLQVDIDPSIQQVRQEEREQIKTLNDKFASFIDKVRFLEQQNKLLETKWALLQEQKSTKSSRLPGVFEAQISGLRGQLEALQVDGGRLEVELRSMQDAVEDFKNKYEDEINHRTAAENEFVVLKKDVDAAYMNKVELEAKVDTLNDEINFLKTLHETELTELQSQNSDMSVVLSMDNSRSLDLDGIIAEVKAQYEEMAQRSRAEAEAWYQTKFETLQAQAGKHGDDLRNTQKEIAEMNRAIQRLQAEIDNIKNQRARLEAAIAEAEQHGELALKDARAKQEELEAALQRAKQDMARQLREYQELMNVKLALDIEIATYRKLLEGEESRLAGDGVGAVNVSVVNSTGGGGSGLSFGGTMGSNALRFSSSAGPGALQAYSIRTTSTSRRSARN